A genomic region of Nostoc sp. UHCC 0702 contains the following coding sequences:
- a CDS encoding RidA family protein codes for MQVTRTFSGTSWESKVGYCRGIRVGNHIYISGTAPVDTAGGVFASGNAYAQAKRCFEIIQKALQDLGADESHVVRTRMFVTDISRWAEFGQAHQEFFGTNPPASTMVEVKSLVNSEMLIEVEVDAICQE; via the coding sequence CAAAAGTAGGTTACTGTAGAGGCATTAGAGTTGGCAATCACATTTACATTTCTGGTACAGCACCAGTTGATACAGCAGGTGGTGTGTTTGCTTCTGGAAACGCCTACGCGCAAGCAAAACGTTGTTTTGAAATTATCCAAAAAGCCTTGCAAGACTTAGGTGCAGATGAAAGTCATGTAGTGCGAACTCGGATGTTTGTGACAGACATTAGCCGATGGGCTGAATTTGGACAGGCGCATCAAGAATTCTTTGGCACAAATCCACCAGCTTCAACTATGGTAGAAGTGAAATCTTTAGTTAATTCTGAAATGTTGATTGAAGTTGAGGTTGATGCTATTTGTCAAGAATAA
- a CDS encoding GNAT family N-acetyltransferase, whose protein sequence is MEIYYRNINYPLSLPSIPTDFPVLQTDKYILRLASTAEELESIFRLRFEVFNLELGLGFSSSNLTQRDWDQFDTVCHHLMLISKHTGKTIGTYRMQTYAMASQGLGFDAADIFNLDQIPSSVLQASVEVGRACIVKEYRNIQALLLLWQGLANYLIWSNNQYFFGCASLLSQCSSQAACAYQYFQQHNLMHPSILVYPNSEYCVEIPPNFPDICDVEIPNILQAYLNIGVKICSLPAIDRQFKTIDFLIISNIEDFTRWYSPIWRKK, encoded by the coding sequence ATGGAAATTTATTATCGCAACATCAATTACCCACTTAGTCTTCCTTCCATTCCTACAGATTTTCCCGTACTTCAAACCGATAAATATATCCTACGGCTTGCCTCGACAGCAGAAGAATTAGAATCAATTTTTCGCTTGCGTTTTGAAGTTTTTAATCTGGAACTAGGCTTGGGATTTTCTAGTTCTAACCTTACCCAAAGAGATTGGGATCAGTTTGATACAGTTTGTCATCATTTAATGCTGATTTCTAAACATACAGGTAAAACGATTGGTACTTATCGTATGCAAACCTACGCGATGGCTTCTCAAGGATTGGGCTTTGATGCTGCTGATATATTTAATCTAGATCAAATTCCCAGTTCTGTATTGCAAGCATCTGTGGAAGTTGGACGTGCATGTATAGTTAAAGAATATCGCAATATTCAAGCGCTTTTATTACTTTGGCAGGGGCTAGCTAATTATCTCATTTGGAGTAATAATCAATATTTTTTTGGTTGTGCTTCATTACTCAGCCAATGTTCTAGCCAAGCTGCTTGTGCTTATCAATATTTTCAGCAGCATAATTTGATGCATCCCAGTATTTTGGTATATCCTAATTCAGAATATTGTGTAGAAATTCCTCCAAATTTTCCAGATATCTGTGATGTTGAAATTCCTAATATTTTGCAGGCTTATTTAAATATTGGCGTCAAAATATGCAGTCTTCCAGCAATTGATCGTCAGTTCAAAACTATTGATTTCTTAATTATATCGAATATTGAAGACTTTACTAGATGGTATTCTCCCATTTGGCGGAAAAAGTAG
- a CDS encoding NAD(+) kinase, with translation MQLKQVIIAYKARDSQSKRWAEICAKQLENRDCQVLMGPSGPKDNPYPVFLASAGQPIDLALVLGGDGTVLTSARHLAPAGIPILGVNVGGHLGFLTESVDEFQDTEKVWDRLLEDRYAVQRRMMLQAAVYEGHRTNLEPVTEHYLSLNEFCVKPASADRMITSILEMEIDGEVVDQYVGDGLIIATPTGSTGYTVSANGPIMHDGMEAITITPICPMSLSSRPLVLPPGSVVSVWPLGDYDLSTKLWTDGVLATSIWPGHRVDVRMADCRVKFIILRENNSYYQTLREKLLWAGTRVRYANNHRN, from the coding sequence GTGCAACTCAAGCAGGTAATCATTGCCTATAAGGCGCGAGATTCCCAGAGTAAACGCTGGGCAGAAATCTGTGCTAAGCAACTGGAAAATCGTGACTGCCAGGTTTTAATGGGGCCTAGCGGGCCCAAAGATAACCCTTATCCGGTGTTTTTAGCTTCGGCGGGTCAACCAATTGATTTAGCTTTAGTACTCGGTGGTGATGGCACTGTTTTAACTAGTGCTAGACATTTAGCCCCAGCTGGTATCCCCATTCTCGGAGTGAATGTAGGCGGCCATCTGGGCTTCTTAACCGAGTCAGTGGATGAATTTCAGGATACAGAGAAAGTTTGGGATCGGCTATTGGAGGATCGTTATGCTGTCCAGCGGCGGATGATGTTGCAAGCTGCGGTGTATGAAGGACATCGCACGAATTTGGAACCAGTGACTGAACACTACCTCTCTTTGAATGAATTTTGTGTCAAACCCGCTTCTGCTGACCGCATGATCACCTCAATTCTAGAGATGGAAATTGACGGTGAGGTAGTCGATCAATATGTGGGGGATGGGTTAATTATTGCCACTCCCACAGGTTCTACAGGCTACACTGTGTCTGCTAATGGCCCTATTATGCACGATGGTATGGAGGCGATTACCATCACCCCTATTTGTCCCATGAGTCTTTCTAGTCGCCCCTTGGTTTTACCTCCTGGTTCCGTCGTCAGTGTCTGGCCTTTGGGAGATTATGATTTGAGTACCAAGCTGTGGACAGATGGCGTGTTAGCTACTTCAATTTGGCCCGGGCATCGTGTTGATGTGCGAATGGCTGATTGTCGAGTTAAGTTTATTATTTTGCGGGAAAACAATTCATATTATCAGACACTGCGAGAGAAGTTGCTTTGGGCAGGTACCAGGGTTCGCTACGCTAACAATCACCGCAATTGA
- the nuoK gene encoding NADH-quinone oxidoreductase subunit NuoK: MQLQYFLLLAAALFCIGIYGLITSRNAVRVLMSIELLLNAVNLNLMAFSNFLDSTLIKGQVFTVFVITVAAAEAAVGLAIVLAIYRNRDTVDMEQFNLLKW, encoded by the coding sequence ATGCAACTCCAGTACTTTTTGTTACTTGCAGCAGCTTTATTCTGTATCGGCATTTATGGCTTAATTACCAGCCGCAACGCTGTGCGGGTGCTGATGTCAATTGAGTTACTGCTGAATGCTGTTAATCTGAATTTAATGGCATTTTCCAACTTCCTTGATTCAACATTAATTAAGGGTCAGGTATTCACAGTCTTTGTGATTACCGTGGCAGCTGCTGAGGCGGCGGTGGGGTTAGCGATCGTGCTTGCCATTTATCGCAACCGTGATACCGTCGATATGGAGCAGTTTAATCTCCTGAAGTGGTAA
- a CDS encoding NADH-quinone oxidoreductase subunit J yields the protein MNLAEGVQIVSFGILAVMMIGSAIGVVLFSNIVYSAFLLGGVFISIAGIYLLLNGDFVAAAQVLIYVGAVNVLILFAIMLVNKRQDFAPYPSAGVRKVLTAVVSLGLFALLSTMVLATPWAYSTPPVAGESSIVLIGEHFFSDFLLPFELASILLLMAMVGAIILARREYFPDQLTPSELPQTILTLPERPRELVSATTKTLSSDSE from the coding sequence GTGAATCTAGCCGAAGGAGTACAGATTGTTTCGTTTGGCATACTGGCTGTGATGATGATTGGGTCAGCTATCGGTGTAGTGCTGTTCTCCAACATTGTCTATTCTGCCTTTCTGCTGGGCGGTGTATTCATCAGTATCGCCGGAATCTACCTGTTGCTGAATGGTGACTTTGTAGCAGCAGCACAAGTACTGATTTATGTGGGTGCGGTTAACGTGCTGATTTTGTTTGCCATTATGTTGGTGAACAAGCGCCAAGATTTTGCACCATATCCCAGCGCTGGAGTGCGTAAAGTACTCACAGCCGTAGTCAGTCTGGGATTGTTTGCACTTTTAAGTACGATGGTGTTGGCAACTCCTTGGGCATACTCCACTCCTCCTGTGGCTGGTGAAAGTTCCATAGTGTTGATTGGAGAGCATTTCTTCAGTGATTTTTTACTACCTTTTGAATTGGCTTCTATTTTGTTGCTGATGGCAATGGTAGGAGCAATCATTTTGGCACGTCGTGAATATTTTCCCGACCAACTTACGCCTTCAGAACTGCCGCAAACAATTTTAACTTTGCCAGAACGCCCCAGAGAACTAGTATCAGCAACCACCAAGACTTTATCAAGTGATTCTGAATAG
- the ndhI gene encoding NAD(P)H-quinone oxidoreductase subunit I, producing the protein MLKFLKQVGDYAKEAVQAGRYIGEGLSVTFDHMRRRPVTVQYPYEKLILGERFRGRIHFEFDKCIACEVCVRVCPINLPVVDWEFEKASKKKKLKHYSIDFGVCIFCGNCVEFCPTNCLSMTEEYELSTYDRHELNYDSVALGRLPYKVTNDPMVTPLRELVYLPKGVLDPHGLPADAPRAGARPEDLVEQTEK; encoded by the coding sequence ATGCTAAAGTTCCTGAAGCAAGTTGGTGATTACGCCAAAGAAGCAGTGCAAGCTGGTCGTTACATTGGTGAAGGTCTATCTGTGACTTTCGACCATATGCGGCGGCGTCCGGTGACTGTGCAATATCCTTACGAAAAACTGATTCTTGGCGAACGGTTCCGTGGCAGAATTCACTTTGAGTTTGATAAATGCATCGCCTGCGAAGTCTGTGTTCGAGTTTGTCCAATCAATCTGCCTGTAGTGGATTGGGAATTTGAAAAAGCCAGCAAAAAGAAAAAGCTCAAGCACTACAGCATTGACTTTGGAGTTTGTATCTTCTGCGGTAATTGTGTGGAATTTTGCCCGACTAACTGTTTATCCATGACAGAAGAATACGAGCTTTCCACTTACGATCGCCACGAATTAAACTATGACAGCGTAGCCCTTGGTCGTTTGCCCTATAAAGTTACCAACGACCCGATGGTTACCCCACTACGCGAACTAGTGTACTTACCCAAAGGTGTCCTCGACCCCCACGGACTACCTGCCGATGCACCTCGCGCTGGTGCGCGTCCCGAAGACCTCGTAGAACAAACAGAAAAATAA
- the nuoH gene encoding NADH-quinone oxidoreductase subunit NuoH, whose amino-acid sequence MNSGIDLQGTFIKSLTDLGLPAGTAKAIWIPLPMILMLIGATVGVLVCVWLERKISAAAQQRIGPEYIGPLGLLAPVADGLKLVFKEDIVPAQSDPWLFTLGPIIVVLPVFLSYLIVPFGQNIVITNIGTGIFLWIALSSIQPIGLLMAGYASNNKYSLLGGLRAAAQSISYEIPLALSVLAIVMMSNSLSTIDIVNQQSGYGILGWNIWRQPVGFLIFWIAALAECERLPFDLPEAEEELVAGYQTEYSGMKFALFYLSSYVNLVLSALLVAVLYLGGWDFPIPLDLIASWLGISEVNPVLQVVDASLGITMTLLKAYFLVFIAILLRWTVPRVRIDQLLDLGWKFLLPVGLVNLLLTAALKLAFPVAFGG is encoded by the coding sequence ATGAATTCAGGAATTGACCTCCAAGGAACTTTTATTAAATCCCTGACGGATTTAGGACTGCCAGCAGGAACAGCCAAAGCCATTTGGATACCTCTACCGATGATACTGATGCTCATTGGAGCAACGGTAGGAGTGCTGGTTTGTGTTTGGCTAGAACGGAAAATTTCGGCAGCAGCACAGCAGCGCATTGGCCCTGAATATATTGGGCCTCTGGGTTTACTGGCTCCGGTAGCTGATGGTCTCAAGCTGGTATTTAAAGAAGATATTGTACCAGCTCAGTCTGACCCTTGGCTGTTTACCCTCGGCCCCATCATCGTTGTGCTGCCAGTATTTCTGTCCTATTTGATTGTGCCCTTTGGACAGAACATCGTGATCACAAACATAGGCACAGGTATCTTCTTGTGGATTGCCTTGTCTAGCATTCAGCCAATTGGCTTATTAATGGCTGGCTATGCATCTAATAATAAATACTCCCTCTTGGGGGGATTGCGGGCAGCAGCACAGTCAATTAGTTATGAAATTCCTTTGGCGCTGAGTGTGCTGGCGATCGTCATGATGTCTAATAGCCTCAGCACCATTGACATTGTAAATCAGCAATCTGGATACGGTATCCTTGGCTGGAATATTTGGCGGCAACCAGTCGGTTTCCTGATCTTTTGGATAGCTGCCCTTGCCGAGTGTGAAAGACTGCCTTTTGACCTCCCTGAAGCCGAAGAAGAACTAGTAGCAGGCTATCAAACTGAGTACTCAGGGATGAAATTTGCTCTATTCTACCTCAGTTCCTACGTCAACCTAGTGCTTTCTGCCCTACTGGTAGCAGTGTTGTACCTGGGCGGTTGGGATTTTCCCATTCCCCTCGATCTCATAGCCAGTTGGCTAGGCATCAGCGAAGTAAATCCCGTGTTGCAGGTAGTTGACGCTTCTTTGGGTATCACCATGACCCTGCTCAAAGCTTACTTTCTTGTCTTTATTGCCATCCTATTACGCTGGACAGTACCCAGAGTTCGTATTGACCAATTGTTAGATTTAGGATGGAAGTTTTTGTTACCAGTTGGTTTGGTTAATCTGTTATTAACCGCAGCTCTAAAACTAGCTTTTCCCGTCGCCTTTGGTGGCTAA
- a CDS encoding citrate synthase — translation MMVCEYKPGLEGIPAAQSSISYVDGQKGILEYRGIRIEELAAKSTFLETAYLLIWGELPSKEELKAFEDEVLHHRRIKYRIRDMMKSFPESGHPMDALQASAAALGLFYSLRDLHNPVYIRDSVVRLIATIPTMVAAFQLMRKGNDPVRPRDDLGYSANFLYMLNEQEPDPLAAKIFDICLILHVEHTMNASTFSARVTASTLTDPYAVVASAVGTLGGPLHGGANEEVIQMLEDIGSVENVRPYVEDLLQRKAKIMGFGHRVYKVKDPRATILQNLAEQLFDKFGADKYYDIAQEMEKVVEEKLGSRGIYPNVDFYSGLVYRKMGIPTDLFTPIFAIARVAGWLAHWKEQLAENRIFRPTQVYNGKHDIPYTPLTER, via the coding sequence ATGATGGTGTGCGAATACAAGCCTGGTTTAGAAGGCATTCCCGCCGCCCAATCGAGTATCAGTTATGTAGATGGGCAAAAGGGAATACTAGAGTATCGTGGCATCCGGATTGAGGAATTAGCAGCAAAAAGTACATTTTTGGAAACTGCTTATCTCTTAATCTGGGGTGAACTGCCAAGTAAAGAAGAACTAAAAGCGTTTGAGGATGAAGTTCTCCACCACAGGCGGATAAAATACCGCATTCGGGACATGATGAAATCCTTTCCCGAAAGTGGTCACCCAATGGATGCTTTGCAAGCTTCTGCTGCGGCTTTGGGTTTGTTCTATTCTCTACGGGACTTACATAACCCTGTTTACATTCGGGATTCTGTAGTGCGCTTGATAGCAACCATTCCCACGATGGTGGCTGCATTCCAGTTGATGCGGAAGGGTAATGATCCGGTGCGGCCTCGTGATGACTTAGGCTACTCCGCCAACTTTTTGTACATGCTTAATGAGCAGGAACCCGATCCCTTGGCGGCAAAAATTTTCGACATTTGCTTGATACTTCATGTCGAACATACAATGAATGCCTCTACCTTCAGCGCGAGGGTAACGGCTTCTACCTTAACTGACCCCTACGCCGTGGTTGCTAGTGCTGTAGGCACCTTGGGAGGGCCGCTGCATGGTGGAGCCAATGAAGAAGTAATTCAGATGTTGGAAGACATTGGCTCAGTAGAAAATGTCCGTCCTTACGTAGAGGATCTTCTGCAACGCAAAGCCAAAATTATGGGCTTTGGGCATCGCGTTTACAAAGTCAAAGATCCACGAGCCACCATCTTGCAAAACTTAGCAGAACAGTTGTTTGACAAGTTTGGGGCAGATAAATATTATGACATTGCCCAAGAGATGGAAAAAGTAGTCGAGGAAAAACTCGGTAGCAGAGGGATTTATCCCAATGTTGACTTTTATTCAGGTTTGGTGTATAGGAAAATGGGAATTCCCACAGACTTGTTTACACCAATATTTGCGATCGCTCGTGTTGCGGGTTGGCTAGCCCATTGGAAAGAACAGCTAGCAGAAAACCGGATTTTCCGTCCCACCCAAGTTTACAACGGTAAGCACGACATTCCCTACACCCCTCTTACAGAACGTTAG
- the sixA gene encoding phosphohistidine phosphatase SixA — protein sequence MELYLIRHGIAEEKEAGIQDEQRNLTKEGRQKTEKVAQRLKKLGLQFDLILTSPLVRARQTAEILIAAGLSSHLEESTHLAPDGQISSWLLNWLEPRNYSPNTQLALVGHEPCLSSWAEILLWGEVKASLVLKKAGMIGIKLPEIGSAVGRSQMFWMTPPKFLL from the coding sequence GTGGAACTGTATCTAATTCGTCATGGCATCGCCGAAGAGAAGGAAGCTGGCATTCAAGATGAACAGCGAAATCTCACCAAAGAAGGGCGACAAAAAACTGAAAAAGTTGCCCAGCGGCTGAAAAAGCTGGGTTTGCAATTTGATTTGATTCTCACCAGTCCCTTAGTACGCGCCCGCCAAACGGCTGAAATTCTCATAGCAGCCGGACTTAGTTCCCACTTAGAGGAATCAACTCACCTTGCCCCTGATGGACAAATTTCTAGTTGGCTGCTTAACTGGTTAGAACCCAGAAATTATTCCCCAAATACCCAACTTGCCTTGGTGGGACATGAACCTTGTTTGAGCAGTTGGGCAGAAATTTTGCTTTGGGGGGAAGTCAAAGCCAGCCTAGTCTTGAAAAAAGCAGGTATGATTGGGATAAAACTACCAGAAATAGGCTCTGCTGTGGGTCGTAGTCAGATGTTCTGGATGACACCACCCAAGTTCCTGCTGTAA
- a CDS encoding DUF2281 domain-containing protein — protein MTQQELLNEFLSLPPEAQRQVMDFIAFLRQKYPVLEPASETPDFDLINDSFIGMWRDRQDLTDSTAWVLSVRENEWSKSHD, from the coding sequence ATGACACAACAAGAATTATTGAATGAGTTTTTATCTCTTCCTCCTGAAGCACAGCGTCAAGTAATGGATTTTATTGCTTTTTTGCGGCAAAAATATCCAGTGCTTGAACCTGCCTCTGAGACACCAGATTTTGATTTAATCAATGATAGTTTTATTGGAATGTGGCGCGATCGCCAAGATTTAACTGATAGCACAGCTTGGGTGCTTAGTGTTAGAGAAAATGAGTGGTCAAAGTCACATGACTAA
- a CDS encoding HNH endonuclease has protein sequence MQQKELKKYSQFQIANFNFGGSGCRFNSKAAPYLDSEWEKHSIIEQRKGRGRRLVDFFFERGEYFKNNKDYLAAIDAYKQALEVVQKYSKAINKIELCKSILERRNKTKPPEPPIDPEPKTPSREIKELSLAREKLDQDNFFTCKDDADARKKITVSIARRQGQSKFRETLLKAYSGKCAITNFDAEEALEAAHIIPYIETENNHPSNGLLLRADLHTLFDLNLIAINPETLKVNISPELQKTEYQGIKGSKLRIPDKEDYHPNKKFLKQRFEQCKWCQNE, from the coding sequence TTGCAACAGAAAGAATTAAAGAAATACTCTCAATTTCAAATAGCTAATTTTAATTTCGGAGGAAGCGGTTGTAGATTCAACAGTAAAGCTGCTCCTTATTTAGATTCTGAATGGGAGAAGCATTCTATAATCGAACAAAGAAAAGGAAGAGGACGTAGACTCGTTGATTTTTTCTTTGAGCGTGGAGAGTATTTTAAGAACAATAAAGACTATCTAGCAGCGATTGATGCTTATAAGCAAGCCTTGGAGGTCGTTCAAAAATATAGTAAAGCAATTAATAAAATAGAGCTTTGTAAATCAATTTTGGAGAGGCGAAACAAAACAAAGCCTCCAGAACCACCAATAGATCCCGAACCTAAAACACCATCAAGAGAAATAAAAGAGCTATCACTTGCTAGAGAAAAACTCGATCAAGACAATTTCTTCACATGTAAAGATGATGCTGATGCTCGGAAGAAGATTACCGTCTCAATAGCTAGGAGACAGGGACAATCAAAGTTTCGTGAAACTTTGCTAAAAGCCTATTCTGGAAAGTGTGCAATCACTAATTTTGATGCAGAGGAAGCGCTCGAAGCTGCTCACATAATCCCTTACATTGAAACAGAGAATAATCATCCTTCCAATGGGTTGTTATTACGTGCTGATTTGCATACATTATTTGACTTAAACCTTATTGCTATCAATCCAGAAACACTGAAGGTAAATATTTCGCCTGAACTCCAAAAAACTGAATATCAAGGAATCAAAGGAAGTAAGTTGCGAATTCCAGATAAAGAAGATTACCATCCTAACAAAAAGTTTTTGAAACAGAGATTTGAGCAATGTAAATGGTGTCAAAACGAATGA
- a CDS encoding DUF29 domain-containing protein codes for MKPRELQMLQSLYEQDYYAWVKQTAELLQSHQWDALDLDNLIEEVLDLGKSQQRALQSALRLVLSHLLKWKYQPERRTRSWQVTITRERLNIDELLQESPSLRRFLDDAQWINTTYQRARREAMVETGLLSENFAIACPFSVDEILDLDFYPHTEE; via the coding sequence ATGAAACCTAGAGAACTCCAAATGTTACAAAGTTTGTACGAGCAAGATTATTATGCTTGGGTAAAGCAAACCGCAGAGCTTTTACAATCACATCAGTGGGATGCGCTGGATTTAGACAACTTAATTGAGGAAGTATTGGACTTGGGTAAGAGTCAACAGCGAGCGTTGCAAAGTGCATTGCGGTTAGTGTTATCACATTTGTTGAAGTGGAAATATCAACCCGAACGTCGTACCCGCAGTTGGCAAGTGACCATTACCCGTGAGCGACTGAATATAGATGAATTGCTGCAAGAAAGTCCCAGCTTGCGCCGTTTTTTAGATGATGCACAGTGGATTAATACTACTTATCAAAGAGCGCGGCGAGAGGCTATGGTGGAAACTGGTTTGTTGTCAGAAAATTTTGCGATCGCCTGCCCTTTTTCTGTCGATGAAATTTTAGACTTAGACTTTTATCCTCACACTGAAGAATAG
- a CDS encoding bifunctional oligoribonuclease/PAP phosphatase NrnA gives MQLNSSFKQSEKFSLKTEPHPEDGDIDKEAVEVPFTKPSLPPSTGDGISIYTGQRNNSLAFQKSEELQKTLLAHQHERHLIILQDFPDPDALSSAWTYQLIAQQYDIKCEIIYAGTLSHQENIALVKLTNLPAQRWTMQTLKSKDLSAYQGFVLIDNQGTTSQLLSCIQHAKIPLIAVIDHHSLQAELKSEFVDVRPYVRATATIFTQYLQVGLLTLDSSIGQHVKCATALMHGLRSDTNRLMQAQEEDFMAAAYLSRFYDAQVLNAILQANRSKRVMDVIERSLKNRIVQNNFSIAGVGYLRYDDRDAIPQAADFLVTEENVHTAVVYGIVHDEDDELEVVIGSLRTTKLTLDPDEFIKEAFGQDSTGRFFGGGRTSAGGFEIPMGFLSGSNENSAYAKMKWEVFDTQIKQKLLRLVNPKDNPIQSE, from the coding sequence ATGCAATTGAATTCTTCTTTTAAGCAGTCTGAGAAATTCTCATTGAAGACAGAACCGCACCCTGAAGATGGTGACATAGATAAAGAAGCGGTTGAAGTGCCATTTACTAAGCCATCTTTGCCACCATCCACAGGTGATGGAATAAGTATTTATACAGGTCAACGTAACAATTCTTTGGCTTTTCAGAAGTCAGAAGAATTGCAAAAGACCCTCCTAGCACACCAACATGAGCGTCATCTGATAATTCTCCAAGATTTTCCTGATCCTGATGCTCTCTCTTCTGCTTGGACTTACCAGTTAATTGCCCAGCAATACGATATTAAGTGTGAAATTATTTATGCTGGTACTTTAAGTCACCAAGAGAATATTGCCTTGGTGAAGCTGACAAACTTACCAGCTCAGCGCTGGACAATGCAAACCCTGAAAAGCAAAGACTTATCAGCTTATCAAGGTTTTGTCTTAATTGATAATCAAGGAACAACAAGTCAGCTACTATCGTGCATACAACATGCAAAGATACCGCTGATAGCAGTTATTGATCATCACAGTTTACAGGCGGAACTCAAGTCAGAGTTTGTAGATGTTCGTCCTTATGTACGAGCAACTGCAACGATTTTTACACAGTATTTACAAGTGGGGTTACTGACCTTAGATAGCAGCATCGGTCAACATGTGAAATGTGCTACAGCCTTAATGCATGGCTTGCGATCCGATACTAATCGGCTGATGCAAGCGCAAGAAGAAGACTTTATGGCAGCTGCATATCTGAGTCGATTTTATGATGCCCAGGTGCTGAATGCGATTTTACAGGCAAATCGTTCCAAGCGGGTGATGGATGTGATCGAGCGATCGCTAAAAAATCGCATCGTCCAAAATAACTTTTCCATTGCTGGGGTTGGTTATTTACGCTACGACGACCGCGACGCCATCCCCCAAGCGGCTGATTTTCTGGTGACAGAAGAAAACGTCCACACCGCAGTAGTTTACGGCATTGTTCACGATGAAGATGATGAATTGGAAGTAGTCATCGGTTCTTTGAGAACTACAAAACTCACCTTAGACCCCGATGAATTCATCAAAGAAGCCTTTGGACAAGATAGCACAGGGCGATTTTTTGGTGGTGGACGCACCAGTGCAGGCGGCTTTGAAATTCCTATGGGTTTCTTATCAGGTAGTAATGAAAATTCCGCTTATGCAAAAATGAAATGGGAAGTTTTTGATACTCAAATTAAGCAAAAGCTGCTGAGGTTAGTTAATCCTAAAGACAACCCAATTCAGTCAGAGTAA
- a CDS encoding HNH endonuclease, with amino-acid sequence MGKVLVLNASYEPLNITSWRRAAVLLIKGKAERVEHNGKFLYSDFPLPTVIRLRHYVRVPYKEMPLTRRNILHRDGHTCQYCGYVGDELTLDHVIPRSRGGGDSWENIVTACVRCNVKKGSRTPHEAHMPLRHSPRQPYSSLYFEVSKHLKNGLHQEWQKYVIGL; translated from the coding sequence ATGGGGAAGGTTTTAGTCCTTAACGCCTCTTACGAACCGCTCAATATCACGAGCTGGCGTCGGGCAGCAGTTTTGTTAATTAAAGGCAAAGCAGAACGCGTTGAACACAACGGTAAATTTCTTTATTCTGATTTTCCGTTGCCAACCGTAATCCGATTGCGTCATTACGTGCGCGTTCCCTATAAGGAAATGCCTCTCACTCGCCGCAATATATTGCACCGTGACGGTCATACATGCCAATACTGCGGTTATGTAGGTGATGAGTTGACGTTAGACCATGTAATACCGCGATCGCGCGGCGGGGGCGATAGTTGGGAGAACATTGTGACGGCTTGTGTACGTTGCAATGTTAAAAAAGGCAGTCGCACACCCCACGAAGCACACATGCCTTTACGTCATTCCCCTCGCCAACCTTACAGCAGCCTCTATTTCGAGGTCAGCAAGCATCTGAAGAATGGTTTACACCAAGAGTGGCAAAAATATGTCATAGGTCTTTAA